One genomic region from Evansella sp. LMS18 encodes:
- a CDS encoding YqjF family protein has product MRDPKWPWVARQQWENLLFLHWPVPVEELRPYVPSPFNIETYNGTAWISIVPFQASWNGFRGMPGKLPFSDFLEVNVRTYVNFYGESGVYFLSLDTDSRLAAAGARGAFSLPYLKAEIKLEETEDGLFYESRRTEEAAREAYFSVFIKHPVSPEMDTKKGSLTEWLTERYCLWTLKGDKILKGAVSHSPWKLKKGEADWSMTGMTSFLSGTGISGEPLIHYCKEKRVGFHPFEKYGIADVSFNELWHPGSE; this is encoded by the coding sequence ATGAGAGATCCCAAATGGCCTTGGGTGGCCAGGCAGCAATGGGAGAACTTATTATTTCTGCACTGGCCGGTTCCGGTTGAAGAACTAAGGCCATATGTGCCGTCGCCCTTTAATATTGAGACGTATAACGGGACAGCCTGGATAAGCATTGTTCCTTTCCAGGCATCCTGGAATGGTTTCAGGGGAATGCCTGGGAAATTGCCTTTCAGTGATTTTCTCGAAGTGAATGTAAGGACGTATGTTAATTTTTATGGGGAGTCGGGAGTTTATTTTCTTTCTCTTGACACTGACAGCAGGCTTGCAGCTGCCGGAGCCCGTGGTGCCTTCTCACTTCCGTATTTAAAAGCGGAAATCAAACTGGAAGAAACAGAGGATGGGTTGTTTTATGAAAGCAGAAGAACAGAAGAAGCTGCCCGGGAGGCATATTTTTCAGTTTTTATAAAGCACCCTGTCTCTCCGGAAATGGATACAAAGAAGGGCTCGTTAACGGAGTGGCTGACTGAGAGGTACTGTTTATGGACGTTAAAAGGGGATAAAATACTAAAGGGAGCTGTTTCCCATTCACCATGGAAGCTGAAGAAAGGGGAAGCAGATTGGAGCATGACTGGCATGACCAGCTTTCTTTCCGGCACAGGTATTAGTGGTGAGCCTCTTATTCATTACTGTAAAGAAAAAAGGGTTGGCTTTCATCCTTTCGAAAAGTACGGAATAGCAGATGTGAGCTTTAATGAGCTTTGGCATCCTGGCTCTGAATAA
- the rsmA gene encoding 16S rRNA (adenine(1518)-N(6)/adenine(1519)-N(6))-dimethyltransferase RsmA, translating to MTDKDIATPKRTREILERFGFSFKKSLGQNFLIDTNILNRIVDAAEVTESTGVIEIGPGIGALTEQLAKRAHKVVAFEIDQRLIPILEETLSPYPHVEVINEDVLKADVKQVVSGRFKDGEDLAVVANLPYYVTTPILMKLLEENLPVRSIVVMVQKEVADRIAAGPGTKDYGSLSIAAQYYAHADTAFTVPKTVFVPQPNVDSAILRLTIRDKPPVEVEDEAFFFELVRASFAQRRKTLLNNMSRHFGEDLEKSEVEKVIQEAGIDPKRRGESLHMEEFAELSSRFSGRLAEK from the coding sequence ATGACTGATAAAGATATAGCTACACCGAAAAGAACAAGAGAGATCTTAGAGCGGTTTGGATTTTCTTTTAAGAAAAGCTTAGGGCAGAATTTTCTTATTGATACAAATATCCTTAACAGAATTGTAGATGCAGCAGAGGTTACGGAAAGCACAGGGGTAATCGAAATAGGACCAGGGATAGGGGCCTTAACAGAACAATTGGCCAAACGGGCCCATAAGGTGGTTGCCTTTGAAATAGATCAGCGCCTTATTCCTATTTTAGAGGAGACCTTATCCCCCTACCCCCATGTGGAAGTAATTAATGAGGATGTCCTTAAGGCAGATGTAAAGCAGGTTGTTTCTGGGAGGTTTAAGGATGGGGAAGACCTTGCTGTAGTAGCAAACCTTCCTTACTACGTAACTACGCCAATATTGATGAAATTACTCGAAGAGAACCTGCCGGTCAGATCAATTGTAGTCATGGTTCAGAAAGAGGTAGCTGACAGAATAGCTGCCGGTCCAGGGACAAAGGATTACGGCTCTCTTTCCATAGCCGCTCAGTATTATGCTCATGCTGATACTGCCTTCACCGTCCCTAAAACTGTTTTTGTTCCCCAGCCTAACGTTGATTCAGCTATTTTACGCCTTACCATCAGAGATAAACCTCCTGTGGAGGTAGAGGATGAGGCTTTCTTTTTTGAGCTGGTACGGGCCTCGTTTGCCCAGCGGAGAAAAACGCTGTTAAATAATATGTCCCGTCACTTTGGTGAAGACCTGGAGAAGTCAGAGGTCGAAAAAGTAATCCAAGAAGCAGGGATAGATCCAAAGCGAAGGGGAGAGTCCTTGCATATGGAAGAATTCGCAGAGCTGAGCAGCAGATTCTCCGGGAGACTTGCAGAAAAGTAG
- a CDS encoding small, acid-soluble spore protein, alpha/beta type has translation MGRRRGVMSDRFKEELAKELGFYDTVQREGWGGIRARDAGNMVKRAIELAERQLHHDQNQ, from the coding sequence ATGGGGAGAAGACGAGGCGTCATGTCAGATCGGTTTAAAGAAGAGCTGGCAAAAGAACTTGGCTTCTACGATACCGTCCAGCGAGAAGGATGGGGAGGCATTCGGGCAAGGGACGCAGGTAATATGGTAAAACGGGCGATTGAACTGGCTGAGAGGCAGCTGCATCATGATCAGAACCAGTAA
- a CDS encoding NupC/NupG family nucleoside CNT transporter, whose product MDFLLGIAAIVVVLGLAYLMSNDRKNVNYRGIGIMLVLQVITTWFMFTTRIGQSVINSISAGFNRLIEFGMEGIGFVVGGIETGEGGVFFFNVLLLIVFFATLLSVLTYLKILPNIIKYLGGLISKVTGLPKVESFNAVNSMFFGQSEALIAIRTQFNHLTANRLYIVSASAMGSVSASIVGAYLQMLPPQYVLVALPLNMFSALIMASLIAPVNVPKEEDRVEIENVSNDRSIFEAMGNGALEGGKIALIVAAMLIAFIASLELVNWIIQLVFAGITLQEILGYILAPIGLLMGIAPNEVIQAGAVMGTKIVTNEFVAMLEFQTMLDGMSEKTVGVVSVFLTSFANFSSIGIIAGTVKGIDAGKAADVSGFGLKLLTGATLASILSATIVGMFL is encoded by the coding sequence GTGGATTTTCTACTCGGTATTGCAGCTATAGTTGTTGTTCTCGGACTAGCTTATTTAATGTCAAATGACAGGAAAAACGTTAATTACAGAGGCATAGGCATTATGCTGGTGCTTCAGGTGATAACGACATGGTTTATGTTTACGACAAGAATCGGTCAGTCGGTTATCAACAGTATCTCAGCAGGGTTTAACAGACTTATCGAATTCGGTATGGAAGGAATTGGATTTGTAGTTGGGGGTATTGAAACAGGAGAGGGTGGCGTCTTTTTCTTCAATGTTCTGCTGCTCATCGTATTTTTTGCCACACTGCTTTCCGTTCTGACATATTTAAAAATTCTTCCAAACATAATCAAGTATTTGGGTGGACTCATCTCAAAAGTAACAGGTCTTCCCAAAGTAGAATCTTTTAATGCGGTGAACAGTATGTTCTTTGGCCAGTCTGAAGCTTTAATCGCCATTCGAACACAGTTTAATCATTTAACAGCAAACAGACTATATATTGTCAGTGCCTCAGCGATGGGTTCAGTTTCAGCATCAATTGTTGGTGCTTATCTGCAGATGCTTCCGCCACAATATGTACTGGTTGCATTGCCGCTTAATATGTTCAGTGCATTAATTATGGCTTCTCTTATAGCACCTGTTAATGTGCCTAAAGAAGAAGATCGTGTGGAGATTGAAAACGTTTCCAATGACAGAAGCATTTTTGAAGCTATGGGCAACGGGGCCCTGGAAGGCGGTAAAATTGCTTTAATCGTTGCCGCTATGCTTATTGCTTTTATCGCTTCCCTGGAGCTTGTGAACTGGATTATACAGCTTGTATTCGCGGGGATAACCTTGCAGGAGATCCTTGGTTATATACTTGCGCCAATAGGACTGCTGATGGGAATCGCGCCGAATGAGGTTATTCAGGCAGGGGCAGTGATGGGGACTAAAATAGTTACTAATGAGTTCGTTGCTATGCTTGAGTTCCAGACTATGCTTGACGGTATGTCTGAGAAAACAGTAGGGGTTGTTTCTGTCTTCCTGACGAGCTTTGCCAATTTTTCATCTATCGGTATTATAGCAGGGACGGTTAAAGGAATTGACGCTGGAAAAGCAGCAGATGTGTCAGGCTTCGGTCTGAAGCTTTTAACAGGCGCTACTCTTGCTTCCATTTTATCCGCGACAATTGTAGGTATGTTCCTATAA
- a CDS encoding TatD family hydrolase, which yields MLFDTHVHLNADQFEEDIEQVIERANEAGVSKMTVIGFDEKTINKAMELTENYDFIYAAVGWHPVEAIDLNDDYLNWIRDLASHPKVVAIGETGLDYHWDKSPKEVQKEAFRKQIQLAKDVKLPIIIHNRNADEDVVQILKEEKAEETGGIMHCFGGSIEIARACMDMNFYISFGGPVTFKNAKETKETANEIPLERMLIETDAPYLAPHPYRGKRNEPAYVKLVAEEIARLKELSYEEVAHQTTKNAEKLFGIN from the coding sequence ATGTTGTTTGACACTCACGTACATTTAAATGCCGATCAGTTCGAAGAAGACATAGAACAAGTAATTGAGCGGGCAAACGAGGCTGGAGTCTCAAAAATGACAGTCATCGGGTTTGACGAAAAAACTATTAATAAAGCAATGGAACTCACAGAGAATTATGACTTTATATACGCTGCTGTCGGCTGGCACCCAGTCGAAGCAATCGACCTGAATGATGACTACCTGAACTGGATCAGGGACTTAGCATCACATCCTAAAGTGGTAGCAATTGGGGAAACAGGGCTTGACTACCACTGGGATAAATCCCCTAAAGAAGTTCAGAAGGAGGCTTTCCGAAAACAGATACAGCTTGCTAAAGATGTTAAACTCCCCATTATCATTCACAACCGTAACGCCGACGAGGATGTGGTACAGATCCTCAAAGAGGAAAAGGCAGAAGAAACAGGGGGAATCATGCACTGCTTTGGAGGCAGCATTGAAATTGCCAGAGCTTGTATGGATATGAACTTCTATATCTCCTTTGGGGGGCCAGTCACGTTTAAAAATGCGAAAGAAACAAAAGAGACAGCAAACGAAATTCCTTTGGAAAGAATGCTGATTGAAACTGATGCCCCCTATCTTGCCCCACACCCGTACCGGGGAAAAAGAAATGAACCGGCATATGTAAAGTTAGTGGCCGAGGAAATAGCGAGGCTCAAGGAGCTTAGTTATGAGGAAGTTGCTCACCAGACAACAAAAAATGCAGAAAAACTTTTCGGGATTAACTGA
- the yabG gene encoding sporulation peptidase YabG has product MADFKAGQIVGRASYNCDILFRIKQINGDTAELTGEDMRLLADAPVSDLVPIKDEERKRRAEKYKNQEESCYQLFRQDRKLIREKSEYEVTSGYTKKKQYFEMPGKVLHMDGDSLYLKKCTQVYDRLGVPVYGVHLHEKEMPLQVASLIEMVRPEILVITGHDAYSKSKGSEQEMKAYRNSRHFVDTVMEARKVVPYMDHLVIFAGACQSNFQSLLKAGANFASSPDRVNIHALDPVYVVSKVSLTPFMERVGVWDILKTSLTGQKGLGGVETNGTLRRGMPNLYEEEE; this is encoded by the coding sequence ATGGCGGACTTTAAAGCAGGTCAGATAGTAGGAAGAGCGTCGTATAATTGTGATATTTTATTCCGAATTAAACAAATAAATGGAGATACAGCTGAGTTAACAGGAGAAGATATGAGGCTTCTGGCTGATGCTCCAGTAAGTGATCTCGTGCCTATAAAGGATGAGGAGAGAAAGAGAAGGGCCGAAAAATATAAAAACCAGGAGGAGAGCTGTTATCAGCTTTTCAGGCAGGACAGGAAATTAATCAGGGAAAAAAGCGAGTATGAGGTTACCTCCGGCTATACAAAAAAAAAGCAGTATTTTGAAATGCCCGGAAAAGTGCTTCATATGGATGGAGACTCATTATATTTAAAGAAATGCACCCAGGTTTATGACCGCTTAGGTGTACCAGTTTACGGGGTGCACCTTCATGAAAAGGAGATGCCTCTTCAGGTGGCTTCACTTATAGAGATGGTGAGGCCGGAAATCCTGGTCATTACCGGGCATGATGCATATAGCAAATCTAAAGGCAGCGAACAGGAAATGAAAGCTTACAGAAATTCCAGGCATTTTGTCGATACAGTTATGGAGGCGCGTAAAGTGGTCCCTTATATGGACCACCTCGTAATATTCGCAGGTGCGTGCCAGTCGAATTTTCAGTCTCTGTTAAAGGCTGGCGCAAATTTTGCAAGTTCTCCTGACCGGGTTAACATACATGCTCTGGACCCTGTATATGTGGTTTCAAAAGTCAGTCTGACACCTTTTATGGAAAGGGTGGGGGTCTGGGACATTTTAAAAACTTCTTTAACAGGGCAAAAAGGGCTCGGGGGAGTCGAAACTAACGGGACTCTCAGGAGAGGTATGCCTAATTTGTATGAAGAAGAAGAATAA
- the spoVG gene encoding septation regulator SpoVG — protein sequence MEVTDVRLRRVNTEGRMLAIASITIDDEFVVHDIRVIDGNNGMFVAMPSKRTPDGEFRDIAHPISSKTREKIQSAVLAEYEKAGEELEFEEAGAS from the coding sequence ATGGAAGTAACAGATGTGAGACTTCGCCGGGTGAATACGGAGGGTCGTATGCTTGCAATCGCATCTATTACCATCGATGATGAATTTGTTGTTCACGACATTCGGGTTATCGACGGAAATAATGGCATGTTCGTAGCTATGCCGAGCAAGCGTACTCCTGATGGGGAATTCAGAGACATTGCTCATCCGATCTCTTCAAAAACCCGTGAGAAAATTCAGTCCGCGGTTCTGGCTGAGTATGAAAAAGCCGGTGAAGAACTGGAATTTGAAGAAGCAGGCGCTTCTTAA
- a CDS encoding G5 and 3D domain-containing protein: MNQWMKQLYSRISWRKLAVSSVGLLTLIGIVVFAVYELTKASVTIGMEEDISTVYTHASTVGEVLEERGIEVSIHDDIDPPQDTDITDTMEITVTPAQQVEIHTDGESQKVWTTAGTVEELLDELEIEVNEHDKISPDPGEVITENTLVSYETAFLITLYSDGEEKEVWTTSTTVADFLENENIALNELDRVEPSLDDLLAEETEVNVVRVEKVTDVVEEEIDFATVRKNDSSVERGTEKVLNSGKNGTLAKYYEVILEDGEEASRELIKEEIVAESEDRVVAVGTKEPQPVVSRGASASTENTSSTNSSSSSSASAASSSSSSNSSSGGSSGSNQGSWRTFTATAYTANCSGCSGITYTGVNLKNNPNAKVIAVDPSVIPLGSRVEVKGYGTYLAADIGGAINGNKIDIFIPDTNKVRSFGRRTVEVRVLD, translated from the coding sequence ATGAATCAATGGATGAAGCAGCTCTATTCACGTATTTCGTGGAGAAAGCTCGCCGTATCCAGCGTTGGCCTCCTGACGTTGATTGGTATTGTTGTTTTCGCTGTGTATGAGTTAACGAAGGCATCCGTAACAATTGGTATGGAAGAGGACATAAGTACTGTCTATACACATGCATCAACTGTCGGAGAGGTTTTAGAAGAACGTGGTATTGAAGTGAGTATTCACGATGACATCGACCCGCCCCAGGATACAGACATCACAGATACGATGGAAATCACCGTAACACCAGCACAGCAGGTAGAAATACATACTGATGGCGAGAGCCAAAAAGTCTGGACAACAGCCGGTACAGTAGAGGAACTACTGGATGAGCTGGAAATAGAAGTAAACGAGCATGATAAGATTAGTCCTGATCCAGGTGAAGTAATAACGGAGAATACACTGGTAAGCTATGAAACTGCTTTCCTCATTACGTTGTATAGTGATGGAGAAGAAAAAGAGGTATGGACGACTTCAACAACGGTCGCTGACTTTTTGGAAAATGAAAACATTGCCCTGAACGAATTAGACCGTGTAGAGCCTTCCCTTGACGATCTTTTGGCAGAGGAAACAGAGGTTAACGTGGTCCGGGTGGAAAAAGTCACCGATGTTGTGGAAGAAGAAATAGATTTTGCAACTGTACGAAAAAATGATTCCTCTGTTGAACGGGGGACAGAAAAAGTGCTGAACAGCGGCAAAAATGGAACTCTTGCAAAATACTATGAAGTTATTTTAGAGGATGGAGAAGAGGCATCAAGGGAATTGATTAAGGAAGAAATAGTGGCTGAAAGTGAAGACAGGGTAGTGGCTGTAGGTACAAAAGAGCCACAGCCTGTAGTTTCCAGGGGGGCATCTGCCTCAACAGAAAATACGTCCTCCACAAATTCATCATCAAGTTCCAGTGCTTCAGCTGCATCGAGTTCGTCATCCTCAAATTCCTCTTCGGGGGGAAGCTCAGGCAGTAACCAGGGCAGCTGGCGTACGTTTACAGCTACTGCCTATACGGCTAACTGCAGTGGCTGCTCAGGAATTACCTATACAGGAGTTAATCTCAAAAATAACCCGAACGCTAAAGTTATAGCAGTCGATCCAAGTGTCATACCGTTAGGATCCAGAGTGGAAGTAAAAGGCTATGGCACCTATTTAGCGGCGGATATCGGCGGGGCTATCAACGGGAACAAGATCGATATATTCATTCCCGATACGAACAAGGTAAGGTCTTTCGGCAGGCGGACCGTAGAAGTTCGAGTGCTTGATTAA
- the rnmV gene encoding ribonuclease M5, translated as MPVEEIILVEGKNDTNILKKYLVCDTIETNGSAVADHVVSQVRLAVERRGVIIFTDPDYPGEKIRRTIEEKVPGCKHAFLQKEDAIDHQKNKVGVEHASGEDIIRAINEAKPSYGLEYSDEKEITKEDLFAAGLIGGRGSREKREALGKELNIGYTNGKQLLKRLHQFRINRNEYTAALKRVERGDNS; from the coding sequence CTGCCAGTCGAGGAAATAATTTTAGTTGAGGGTAAAAACGATACCAATATTTTAAAAAAGTATCTGGTATGTGACACGATAGAAACGAACGGTTCTGCTGTAGCTGACCATGTGGTATCACAGGTCAGGCTGGCAGTTGAAAGAAGAGGGGTAATAATCTTTACAGATCCCGATTACCCCGGGGAAAAGATCCGGCGTACAATTGAGGAAAAAGTTCCAGGGTGCAAGCACGCTTTTCTACAAAAGGAAGATGCCATCGACCATCAGAAAAATAAAGTCGGGGTAGAGCATGCCTCCGGCGAGGATATTATAAGGGCGATTAACGAGGCAAAGCCTTCGTACGGCCTTGAATATTCTGATGAAAAAGAAATCACCAAGGAAGATCTTTTTGCAGCGGGACTGATCGGAGGCAGGGGGTCTCGCGAGAAAAGGGAGGCTCTCGGAAAGGAACTGAATATAGGCTATACTAACGGGAAACAGCTGTTAAAGAGGCTTCACCAGTTCCGGATTAACCGTAACGAATATACAGCAGCTCTGAAACGAGTAGAAAGAGGAGATAATTCATGA
- the purR gene encoding pur operon repressor, whose amino-acid sequence MKYRRSGRLVDMTNYFLSHPHQQIPLTYFSEVYKSAKSSISEDIAIIKEVFESRQTGTIETTAGAAGGVMFIPAADRESSEKLIDGLCQRLEDPDRLLPGGYLYMMDVIGDPMLMRELGRIFAARYRPGDIDAVMTMATKGIPLAYAVAEHLNVPVSIVRHEHRITEGSLVSINYVSGSNKRIQTMSLARRSLKPNSSVFIVDDFMKAGGTIRGMIDLSNEFQCTVAGVGVLTEAVHEEEKLVDNYTSLTRLSEIDIKNKRIKVERGNLFA is encoded by the coding sequence ATGAAGTACCGGAGAAGCGGGCGTTTAGTCGATATGACAAATTATTTTCTGTCTCACCCGCATCAGCAAATCCCTCTGACTTATTTTTCAGAAGTTTATAAATCAGCTAAGTCGTCCATCAGTGAAGACATCGCAATTATAAAAGAGGTATTTGAGAGCAGGCAGACAGGAACAATTGAAACAACTGCCGGTGCAGCCGGAGGGGTAATGTTTATTCCTGCAGCTGACCGTGAAAGCTCGGAAAAATTAATTGACGGACTGTGCCAAAGGCTTGAGGACCCTGACCGGCTTTTGCCAGGGGGCTATTTATATATGATGGATGTTATTGGCGATCCTATGCTGATGAGAGAACTGGGCAGGATATTTGCCGCCAGATATCGTCCAGGGGATATTGATGCTGTTATGACAATGGCAACAAAAGGGATTCCTCTGGCGTATGCTGTTGCTGAGCATTTGAACGTACCTGTGAGCATCGTCCGCCATGAACATCGGATTACGGAAGGGTCTCTTGTAAGCATTAATTATGTTTCGGGATCAAATAAGCGGATTCAGACAATGTCTCTAGCAAGAAGAAGCCTGAAACCAAATTCCAGTGTATTTATAGTGGATGATTTCATGAAGGCTGGAGGCACAATCAGAGGAATGATTGATTTGTCTAATGAATTCCAGTGTACGGTAGCTGGGGTAGGAGTGTTGACTGAGGCGGTTCATGAGGAAGAAAAACTAGTGGATAACTATACTTCCTTAACGAGGCTTTCTGAGATTGATATAAAAAACAAAAGGATAAAAGTAGAACGGGGCAACCTTTTTGCCTGA
- the glmU gene encoding bifunctional UDP-N-acetylglucosamine diphosphorylase/glucosamine-1-phosphate N-acetyltransferase GlmU, with amino-acid sequence MNKRYAIILAAGKGTRMKSDLYKVLHPVCGKPMVQHITDQLKGLNTNKMIAVVGHGAEMVKEELGEEVSYVLQEEQLGTGHAVMQAEPLIGSEQGTTVVLCGDTPLLTQETIDSLIKEHEQQQAKATILTAAADDPTGYGRVIRNHENQVEKIVEHKDASEEEKLVTEINTGTYCFDNKALFEALSKVGNDNSQGEYYLPDVIEILKEQGESVAAYQTADFNETIGVNDRVALSRAEVIMQKRINEQLMRDGVTLIDPANTYVSADTKVGRDTVIYPGCVIKGETLIGEKCEIGPHTEIENSKIGSANVIKQSVVHDSEVGDRVSIGPFAHLRPKTKLGNEIKVGNFVELKKMTMGDGSKASHLSYLGDAEIGENVNVGCGSITVNYDGKNKYLTKIEDDAFIGCNSNLIAPVTIGKEAYVAAGSTITEDVPGESLAIARGRQTNKEGYVSRQKNEK; translated from the coding sequence ATGAATAAACGTTATGCGATTATCTTGGCAGCCGGAAAAGGCACAAGAATGAAATCCGATTTATATAAAGTACTGCATCCTGTATGCGGTAAACCTATGGTGCAGCATATTACAGATCAGTTAAAAGGCCTGAACACAAATAAAATGATTGCTGTTGTCGGCCACGGTGCAGAGATGGTGAAAGAAGAACTTGGAGAAGAAGTCTCCTATGTACTTCAGGAAGAGCAGCTTGGAACAGGACATGCTGTGATGCAGGCAGAACCATTAATAGGCAGTGAACAGGGAACTACTGTAGTTTTATGCGGAGACACGCCTTTGTTAACCCAGGAAACTATAGACTCCCTCATCAAGGAGCACGAACAACAGCAGGCTAAGGCAACAATCTTAACAGCTGCAGCTGACGATCCAACGGGGTACGGCAGGGTTATTCGTAATCACGAAAACCAGGTAGAAAAAATTGTGGAGCATAAAGATGCCTCTGAAGAAGAAAAACTAGTTACTGAAATAAACACAGGCACGTACTGTTTTGACAATAAGGCACTTTTTGAAGCTTTATCAAAAGTAGGCAATGATAACTCCCAGGGCGAATATTACTTGCCCGATGTAATTGAAATCCTGAAAGAACAGGGAGAATCAGTAGCCGCCTATCAGACTGCCGATTTCAATGAAACCATCGGTGTCAATGACCGTGTTGCACTAAGCAGAGCGGAAGTTATCATGCAGAAGCGGATAAACGAACAATTAATGAGAGATGGAGTTACATTGATTGATCCGGCAAATACTTATGTATCCGCAGACACTAAGGTTGGCAGGGATACGGTGATTTATCCCGGCTGTGTTATTAAAGGAGAGACACTGATAGGGGAAAAATGTGAGATTGGCCCCCATACAGAAATTGAGAACAGCAAAATTGGCAGCGCCAATGTTATCAAGCAATCTGTTGTACATGACAGTGAGGTTGGAGACCGGGTATCTATCGGGCCGTTTGCACACCTGAGACCTAAGACGAAACTTGGAAATGAGATCAAAGTCGGTAATTTTGTAGAACTGAAGAAGATGACGATGGGAGATGGCAGTAAGGCTTCCCACCTCAGCTATCTTGGCGATGCGGAAATTGGCGAGAATGTCAATGTTGGATGCGGTTCCATTACGGTCAACTATGACGGCAAAAACAAATATTTAACAAAAATTGAAGATGATGCTTTTATAGGCTGTAATTCCAATCTTATTGCGCCGGTTACAATCGGAAAGGAAGCATATGTGGCAGCTGGTTCCACTATTACAGAAGACGTTCCTGGAGAATCGCTGGCTATCGCCCGTGGCCGCCAGACGAACAAAGAGGGATATGTAAGCAGGCAAAAAAATGAAAAGTAA
- the ispE gene encoding 4-(cytidine 5'-diphospho)-2-C-methyl-D-erythritol kinase has product MRESIIVKAPAKINLTLDVTGKRNDGYHEVEMIMTTIDLSDRIGLISLEEDKINIDVNQGFIPSNENNLAYQAAKVIKDYTGSKKGVSVFIDKQIPVSAGLAGGSTDAAAVLRGLNELWNLGLTLEELAELGLKIGSDVPFCVHGGTAVARGRGEKLEFLPAPPPCWVVLVKPPMSVSTKDIYSRIDLNNMKHPDTPGMINAINQGAFPDVCQKLENVMEEVTFNMHPQVAKIKQRMLQFGADGSVMSGSGPTVFGLTQSEARAERLYHGLKGFMEEVYVVRILGTKHG; this is encoded by the coding sequence ATGAGGGAAAGCATTATTGTAAAAGCCCCGGCTAAAATAAATTTAACCCTTGATGTAACCGGGAAGCGAAATGACGGCTATCATGAAGTGGAAATGATTATGACGACAATAGATCTGTCAGACAGGATTGGCCTCATTTCTTTAGAAGAAGACAAAATTAATATAGACGTGAACCAGGGGTTTATCCCGTCCAATGAAAACAATCTTGCTTACCAGGCAGCGAAAGTAATTAAAGATTATACAGGTTCGAAAAAAGGCGTATCTGTTTTTATCGATAAACAAATCCCTGTCTCAGCGGGGCTTGCCGGAGGGAGTACGGATGCGGCAGCAGTGCTGAGAGGCCTTAACGAATTATGGAATCTGGGCCTCACTCTGGAGGAGCTTGCTGAGCTTGGCCTTAAAATTGGTTCTGATGTTCCTTTCTGTGTGCATGGGGGGACTGCTGTTGCAAGGGGAAGGGGAGAAAAACTGGAATTTCTGCCGGCCCCTCCGCCTTGCTGGGTTGTTCTCGTAAAGCCTCCTATGAGTGTTTCTACGAAAGATATTTACAGCAGGATTGATCTCAACAATATGAAACACCCGGATACTCCCGGCATGATAAACGCCATTAATCAGGGAGCCTTTCCGGACGTTTGCCAAAAGCTTGAGAATGTCATGGAGGAAGTGACATTTAATATGCATCCGCAGGTTGCAAAGATTAAGCAGCGAATGCTCCAGTTCGGGGCGGATGGATCGGTTATGAGCGGAAGCGGACCCACTGTGTTCGGACTGACACAAAGTGAAGCAAGGGCTGAACGTTTGTACCATGGTTTGAAAGGTTTTATGGAGGAAGTTTATGTTGTTCGTATTCTTGGTACTAAACATGGCTAA
- the veg gene encoding biofilm formation stimulator Veg yields MAKTLIEIKRSLDENVGKRITIQANGGRRKTIERSGLLEGTYPSVFTIKLDQDEYAVERVSYSYTDVLTETVKLTMDGAETVAEEPLGAAEKI; encoded by the coding sequence ATGGCTAAAACATTGATTGAAATTAAAAGATCACTGGACGAGAACGTAGGCAAGAGAATTACCATTCAGGCAAACGGAGGAAGAAGAAAAACGATTGAAAGATCCGGGCTTTTGGAAGGAACATATCCCTCAGTTTTCACCATCAAACTGGACCAGGATGAATATGCTGTTGAACGAGTATCCTATAGTTATACAGACGTACTTACCGAAACAGTCAAGCTGACTATGGATGGAGCTGAAACTGTGGCTGAAGAGCCATTAGGAGCTGCTGAAAAGATATAA